Below is a window of Acidobacteriota bacterium DNA.
GCGCTACAAGAATGACGGCGTCAATCCGGCGAGCTTTGAATTGGCAGCAGATGCCAACTCTGGCGGCACGCTCACCGGCGTGACCGCTGGCACTGGATTGAGCGGTGGCGGCACGAGTGGCAACGTGACGGTCGGCATCGCAGCGGGCGGCGTCAGCGTGAATGAATTGGCAGCGAATGCAGTGACGACGGCCAAGCTGACCGATGGCAGCGTGACCGATGCCAAGATTACCACCGTCGCGGGCAGCAAAGTGACCGGCACGATCCCGGTGGCGGGCGTACCGGCAGGCAGTGCGAATTACATTCAGAACTCAGCCAGTTTGCAGGCCGGCAGCAACTTCAACATCAGCGGCAATGGCTTCATCGGCGGCAACCTCGGTATCGGTATAACCATCCCGACGTCCAAGCTGCATGTCCTGAGTAACACCGGGGGCAGCATCGCCGTCTATGGCGAGAGCGCTACAGGACCGGCTGTATATGGCAAAAGCACAAGTAGTCGCGGCGTGTATGGCGAGAGCGACAGCTTCATTGGCGTGTGGGGCAAGAGCACCAGCAATCGCGGTGTGTATGGGGAAAGCACAAATATGGAGGGCGTTTATGGCTTCAGCCAGAGCGGAACAGGTGTTTACGGTGAGAGCGCGACAGACCTCGCTTTTGGGGCGGGTGTTATTGGCAAGGATACTGGCTTTGGCAATGGTGTGCTTGGGTTAAGCGCTCAAGGCACAGGCGTGTATGGTCAAAGCCTTAGTTCCTACGCAGTGTATGGCGACAGTAACAGCGGCCCCGGCGTGAATGGGACCAGCGTCAGTAACGACGGCGTGCGGGGTTACAGCACAACCAGCTCAGGGGTCTACGGTCAGAGCGATGTATCCAGCCTGACATCAGGAGGTGTATATGGTTACGGCAGAGGCAGTGGCAGCATCGGCGTCATCGGCGAAGCGAATCTCAACAACGCGGTAGGCGTATTTGGCGTCACTACCAGTGCTACCGGTGTCGGCGTGTATGGCCGTAACAACAGCGGACGTGCGGGCGTCTTCGAGGGGGCAGTGGCTATCGGTAATTTTGGCGCCAGCCCAGGCAATCTTTCCGTCGCTGGCACGGTGACCAAAGGCGGCGGGGCCTTCAAGATTGACCATCCACTCGATCCTGAAAACAAATACCTCTATCACTCCTTCGTCGAATCGCCCGAGATGATGAATATCTACAACGGCAACCTCACGACCGATGACCAGGGCAACGCGAGCGTGACGATGCCGGAGTGGTTTGAGGCGCTCAACCGCGACTTCCGCTATCAACTCACGGTGATCGGCCAATTCGCCCAAGCCATCGTGGCGGAAGAAATACACGGCAATCAGTTCAAACTCAAAACCAGTTTGCCCAACGTCAAGGTTTCGTGGCAGGTGACGGGCGTGCGGCAGGATGCCTTTGCCCGCAAGCATCGCATTCCGGTTGAAGAACTAAAATCGGAAGAGGAGCGGGGCACGTATCTGCACGCCGACGCCTTCGGCCAACCCGAAGAGCGCAGCCTTGATTGGGCCATGCGCCCGGAAATGATGAAGCAACAAAAGGAACAGCGTGAACGCGGGGAGCGCGCGCAAAACAACAAAGACCTCGCGCCTGCCACGCGGCCCAATAACCGATGAGCCGCTGCGCCGACAAGCAAGCGGCGCAATCAATTCAACCCGGCAACGGCCGCCGACATAACGGCACGCGCAACGGAGAAATAAAGATGAACACCAATCCGCGACCAACAAAATTGACGCTGCTGCTGGGCCTGCTGGCCTTGTCGGGCTTGACCGCATACGCCTACCGGGCGGGCGAGCAGTGGCGCAGCCATTCCGCCGCACCTGCCGAGCAGCCCACCGCCATTTTGTCGCACGCGCATGGACGAAATGCCGCTAGCCGCCCCAGTACACCGGTTACGCCGACCAGCGCTGCTGCCCTCGTGCCGCCAAAGGCTGAAGACGCTGAGCCTCTAGCGGTACCGGAGGCGGCCCTGGAACCGGCGCAAAGTGGCGGCAGCTATAACATCACGCAAGCCGTCATTCCTGGCGGTGGCGGCGTTAGCGCGAATGGCAATACGAATGTAAATGGCACGCTAGGCCAGAGCGCCGCTGCCGTTTCAAGCGGCGGGCAATACAGCATTGGCAGCGGTTTCCAAACCAGTAATTGCCCTGCTGTTTCCTTGACCACGGCGACACTGCCCAACGGCACGGTCAGCGCGGCTTACAACCAAACGCTGGCGGCCAGCGGCGGGACGGCGCCGTATAGCTTCAGCCTGAGCGCGGGCAGCTTGCCGAATGGGGTGACGCTTTCCGGCGCGGGACTGCTGGCGGGAACACCGGTGCAAAGCGGCGCGTTCAATTTCACCATCAGTGCGGCGGACAGCCAGAATTGCAGCGGCGCGCGCGCGTATACGTTGACCATCAATTGCCAAAGCATCAACGTCAATCCAGCCAACCTGCCGACGGCCCAACTGGGCGCGTTTTATACGCAGAGCTTCGCGCCCGTCGGCAACGTTGGTGCTGTATCGTTTGCTGTAACCGGTGTCTTACCGGCGGGGTTGCTATTTAACACAGCGACGGGCTTGCTCAGCGGCACGCCGACGCAATTGGGCAGCTTCAATCTCACGGTCACAGCGAATGATGCCGCCGGATGCAGCGGCGCGCGTGCTTATACCTTGCTGGTCTTGCGGCGCAACGCGGTCAAAGCCGATTTCGACGGCGATGGCAAAACCGATCTGGGCATCTTCAGCCCCAGCACCGCGCCGCCCCTGCCGAATTGGAGCGTCATCAATAGCGGCAATGCCGCGACCGTCACGCAGCAATGGGGCGCGGGCTATGCGCCGTACTTCGATGACATCGTGCCCGGCGATTACGACGGCGATGGCAAAGCCGATCACGCCATCTGGCGCGGCGCGGATTCGATCTGGTACATCCGCAAGAGCAGCGATGGGCAAGCCATCCTGCAATTTTGGGGCGCGAACTATGCGCCGTATTTCGACATTCCCACACCGGGCGATTATGACGGCGACGGCAAGACGGACATCGCGGTCTTCCGTCGTGAAAATGGCCATTGGTACATTAGGCAAAGCGGCGATGGAGCTGTGTTGGATGTGCCTTGGGGTTTAAGCACAGACGTGCCGGTTCCGGCGGATTACGATGGTGATGGCAGGGCTGACATCGTGGTCTGGCGCGGCGCGGAGGGCAACTGGTACATCCGGC
It encodes the following:
- a CDS encoding VCBS repeat-containing protein, coding for MNTNPRPTKLTLLLGLLALSGLTAYAYRAGEQWRSHSAAPAEQPTAILSHAHGRNAASRPSTPVTPTSAAALVPPKAEDAEPLAVPEAALEPAQSGGSYNITQAVIPGGGGVSANGNTNVNGTLGQSAAAVSSGGQYSIGSGFQTSNCPAVSLTTATLPNGTVSAAYNQTLAASGGTAPYSFSLSAGSLPNGVTLSGAGLLAGTPVQSGAFNFTISAADSQNCSGARAYTLTINCQSINVNPANLPTAQLGAFYTQSFAPVGNVGAVSFAVTGVLPAGLLFNTATGLLSGTPTQLGSFNLTVTANDAAGCSGARAYTLLVLRRNAVKADFDGDGKTDLGIFSPSTAPPLPNWSVINSGNAATVTQQWGAGYAPYFDDIVPGDYDGDGKADHAIWRGADSIWYIRKSSDGQAILQFWGANYAPYFDIPTPGDYDGDGKTDIAVFRRENGHWYIRQSGDGAVLDVPWGLSTDVPVPADYDGDGRADIVVWRGAEGNWYIR